A window of Corallococcus macrosporus DSM 14697 contains these coding sequences:
- a CDS encoding ABC transporter ATP-binding protein, protein MTAVGTAAGQELLLDVRGLSSELSLEAGPVRAVDDVSFSLPPGGTLGVVGESGCGKSLTALSLLRLAPAPPVRVVGGEVRFQGLDLLSLPEPELRRVRGRHAAMIFQEPMTSLNPVFTVGEQIAEGVRLHLGASRAQAREKAVEMLRQVGIPAPGERVDAYPHQLSGGMRQRVMIAMALACDPALLIADEPTTALDVTIQAQILDLLSRLQAERGMAVLLITHDLGVVAESCDAVVVMYAGRVVERAPVHSLFARPAHPYTEGLLRSMPSSRDGAGAGATAARARLRSIPGRVPPLRLLPSGCAFRERCERALDVCARVKPTLTSPREGQWAACHNPVPAP, encoded by the coding sequence GTGACGGCCGTCGGGACCGCCGCGGGCCAGGAGCTGTTGCTCGACGTCCGCGGGCTGTCCTCGGAGCTGTCGCTGGAAGCCGGGCCCGTGCGGGCGGTGGACGACGTGTCCTTCTCCCTGCCCCCCGGCGGCACGCTGGGCGTGGTGGGGGAGAGCGGGTGCGGCAAGAGCCTCACGGCGCTGTCCCTGCTGCGGCTGGCCCCCGCGCCCCCCGTGCGCGTGGTGGGCGGCGAGGTGCGCTTCCAGGGCTTGGACCTGCTGTCGCTGCCGGAGCCCGAGCTGCGCCGGGTGCGAGGCCGGCACGCGGCGATGATCTTCCAGGAGCCGATGACGTCGCTCAACCCGGTGTTCACCGTGGGCGAGCAGATCGCCGAGGGCGTCCGGCTGCACCTGGGGGCCTCGCGCGCGCAGGCCCGGGAGAAGGCGGTGGAGATGCTGCGGCAGGTGGGCATCCCCGCGCCGGGCGAGCGCGTGGACGCGTATCCGCACCAGCTCTCCGGAGGCATGCGGCAGCGGGTGATGATTGCGATGGCCCTGGCGTGTGATCCGGCGCTGCTCATCGCGGACGAGCCCACCACCGCGCTGGACGTCACCATCCAGGCGCAGATCCTGGACCTGCTCTCGCGGCTCCAGGCCGAGCGGGGCATGGCGGTGCTCCTGATCACCCACGACCTGGGCGTGGTGGCGGAGAGCTGCGACGCGGTGGTGGTGATGTACGCCGGCCGGGTGGTGGAGCGCGCGCCGGTCCACTCCCTGTTCGCCCGGCCCGCGCACCCGTACACGGAGGGGCTGCTGCGCTCGATGCCTTCCAGTCGTGACGGGGCCGGAGCCGGGGCGACGGCCGCTCGGGCCCGCCTGCGGTCCATCCCCGGCAGGGTGCCTCCGCTGCGGCTCCTGCCTTCCGGCTGCGCGTTCCGGGAGCGCTGTGAGCGCGCGCTGGACGTCTGCGCGCGCGTGAAGCCCACGCTCACCTCCCCCAGGGAAGGTCAGTGGGCGGCCTGCCACAACCCGGTGCCCGCGCCATGA
- a CDS encoding general secretion pathway protein GspE, whose amino-acid sequence MRKKIGELLVEAGVVTEEQVRVALGRRGAYGGQRLGEVLVAQGLCTPTHIARALSAQHALPFVELPEEIPPDVVGLVSVDFQSEHRIVPFRLELEGRSERIHVAVEDPGDVTLVDELRFQLRKQMRVFVAASDDLDAALARARGEPLDIVEAVALEDEDGAPPPPVAAGAPLDWDFPEAPKPVPKPVPPAPPPAARPPAHRGPASPPPPPPEATDGEAGVDALDDLLGRKASPPARPPPPPPPDSEGDEGRPRVPVVMFGGAAQGSRPSVPLTPTPQFSDEDLSILDDIERISRGEDASLDTEKVKPARMVASLIRLLIRKGVIQEGEFLEELAQK is encoded by the coding sequence ATGCGCAAGAAGATTGGTGAGCTGCTCGTCGAGGCGGGGGTGGTGACGGAAGAGCAGGTCCGCGTGGCACTGGGGCGCCGGGGCGCGTACGGAGGCCAGCGGCTGGGCGAGGTGCTGGTGGCGCAGGGCCTGTGCACGCCCACGCACATCGCGCGGGCCCTGTCCGCCCAGCACGCGCTGCCCTTCGTGGAGCTGCCGGAGGAGATTCCGCCGGACGTCGTCGGGCTGGTGTCCGTGGACTTCCAGTCCGAGCACCGCATCGTGCCGTTCCGGCTGGAGCTGGAAGGCCGCAGCGAGCGCATCCACGTCGCGGTGGAGGACCCGGGAGACGTGACGCTCGTGGACGAGCTGCGCTTCCAGCTCCGCAAGCAGATGCGCGTCTTCGTGGCCGCGTCGGACGACCTGGACGCCGCGCTGGCGCGGGCCCGGGGCGAGCCGTTGGACATCGTGGAAGCCGTGGCCCTGGAGGACGAGGACGGTGCGCCGCCCCCGCCCGTGGCCGCTGGCGCGCCGCTCGACTGGGATTTTCCGGAGGCTCCGAAGCCCGTGCCCAAGCCCGTACCGCCTGCTCCGCCGCCCGCCGCCCGTCCCCCCGCGCACCGAGGCCCGGCCTCGCCGCCGCCGCCCCCGCCGGAGGCCACCGACGGGGAGGCTGGCGTGGACGCGCTGGATGACCTGCTGGGCCGGAAGGCCTCGCCTCCGGCGCGGCCGCCGCCTCCGCCGCCTCCCGACTCGGAGGGGGACGAGGGCCGCCCGCGCGTGCCGGTGGTGATGTTCGGCGGGGCGGCGCAGGGCTCGCGTCCGTCGGTGCCGCTCACGCCCACGCCCCAGTTCTCCGACGAGGACCTGTCCATCCTGGACGACATCGAGCGCATCTCCCGCGGCGAGGACGCCTCGCTGGACACGGAGAAGGTGAAGCCGGCCCGCATGGTGGCCAGCCTCATCCGCCTGCTCATCCGCAAGGGCGTCATCCAGGAGGGGGAGTTCCTGGAGGAGCTGGCGCAGAAGTGA
- a CDS encoding general secretion pathway protein GspE has translation MAQIKLGELLIKANVLQESQLKAALAEQAKWGGKLGEILVRMSLVSEDILVRALSKQLGMPAVNLDAVQMVQPHVKAKIPSQTARDFSVLPLQLRDDGKSLVVAMADPLNVRMLDELRAVTKCRIIPNVAGRTSIARAFARIYEQNHELEDADTNFKVVDAQGRTVVKNLKDLDPAAVATSPARPRLPGPARAGAARRPARGLHREPGGAAAQRGRRAAQGSRRPQGDGGAAHREGRVQPRGVPREGQAVVPHAQEDW, from the coding sequence ATGGCACAGATCAAGCTCGGTGAATTGCTGATCAAGGCGAACGTGCTCCAGGAGAGCCAGCTCAAGGCCGCGCTCGCCGAACAGGCGAAGTGGGGCGGCAAGCTCGGCGAGATCCTGGTCCGGATGAGCCTCGTCTCCGAGGACATCCTGGTGCGCGCCCTGTCCAAGCAACTGGGGATGCCGGCGGTGAACCTGGACGCGGTGCAGATGGTGCAGCCGCACGTGAAGGCCAAGATTCCGTCGCAGACGGCGCGGGACTTCTCCGTGCTGCCGCTCCAGCTTCGCGACGACGGCAAGTCGCTCGTGGTGGCCATGGCCGACCCGCTCAACGTGCGGATGCTGGACGAGCTTCGCGCCGTCACCAAGTGCCGCATCATCCCCAACGTGGCGGGCCGCACCTCCATCGCCCGGGCCTTCGCGCGCATCTACGAGCAGAACCACGAGCTGGAGGACGCGGACACCAACTTCAAGGTGGTGGACGCCCAGGGCCGCACGGTGGTGAAGAACCTCAAGGACCTGGACCCGGCGGCCGTGGCGACCAGCCCCGCCCGGCCCCGGCTGCCCGGCCCCGCCCGCGCCGGAGCCGCCCGCCGCCCGGCCCGCGGCCTCCACCGGGAGCCCGGCGGAGCTGCTGCGCAGCGTGGAAGACGTGCAGCGCAAGGAAGTCGCCGCCCTCAAGGCGATGGTGGAGCTGCTCATCGAGAAGGGCGTGTTCAGCCGCGAGGAGTACCTCGCGAAGGTCAAGCGGTAGTCCCACATGCGCAAGAAGATTGGTGA
- a CDS encoding DUF4292 domain-containing protein has product MNRAAAAIFLVVLCSGCPKRIEFGPEGELTDADTVYQRVVKNQDNVVTLEGDAKLRAELPDQSGTLSMFVAVTRPAMLHLETFDFFNRPLASLVSDGQRFGLYQAETNTWYQGPASPANVSRFLPVMLPGEELVPIMLGQVPLIPPERMTLALDRKKGVYVLTLYRGEATQILEVHTKYLRVMRSQVRGIPGYDLAFEDFLEQGGLIFPGRVSLEAKQAKTKLQVRYQQIKLNARPDLTLYEVAPPEGARVVEVDAAGRELPAGAPASGSPAPLAPGS; this is encoded by the coding sequence ATGAACCGCGCAGCCGCCGCAATCTTCCTGGTAGTGCTCTGTTCTGGCTGTCCCAAGCGAATCGAGTTCGGCCCGGAGGGCGAACTCACGGACGCGGACACCGTCTATCAGCGCGTCGTGAAGAACCAGGACAACGTCGTGACGCTGGAGGGTGACGCGAAGCTGCGCGCCGAGCTGCCCGACCAGAGCGGCACCTTGAGCATGTTCGTCGCCGTCACCCGGCCGGCCATGCTGCACCTGGAGACCTTCGACTTCTTCAACAGGCCGCTCGCCTCCCTGGTGTCCGACGGACAGCGCTTCGGCCTGTATCAGGCGGAGACGAACACCTGGTACCAGGGCCCCGCCAGCCCCGCCAACGTGTCCCGCTTCCTGCCCGTGATGCTGCCGGGCGAGGAGCTGGTGCCCATCATGCTCGGGCAGGTGCCGCTCATCCCGCCGGAGCGGATGACGCTGGCGCTGGACCGCAAGAAGGGCGTCTACGTGCTGACCCTCTACCGGGGAGAGGCCACCCAGATCCTGGAGGTCCACACAAAGTACCTGCGCGTCATGCGGAGCCAGGTGCGGGGTATCCCGGGCTACGACCTGGCCTTCGAGGACTTCCTGGAGCAGGGCGGGCTCATCTTCCCGGGCCGGGTGTCACTGGAAGCGAAACAGGCGAAGACGAAGCTCCAGGTCCGCTACCAGCAGATCAAGCTCAACGCGCGGCCGGACCTCACCCTCTATGAGGTGGCGCCGCCCGAGGGCGCACGGGTGGTGGAGGTGGACGCGGCAGGCCGGGAGCTGCCCGCCGGGGCGCCGGCCTCCGGGTCGCCCGCGCCCCTGGCACCGGGTTCCTGA
- a CDS encoding MotA/TolQ/ExbB proton channel family protein, with product MSLNDLLHYLRLGGVTLALLIFASVAALIVAVERIIALWGVGERSRALGETVNKHLLRGDVAAARTAAERSDAVAADIFLAGFDRMERSRTAGGAGIEAAVERERAQVALKLRRYLWILATIGSITPFVGLFGTVAGIMRSFKDLGLDVEAGGTGGSAAVMTGISEALVATAVGILVAVQAMVFYNYFQARLSRVLVELRLIGDEFVELLKERAAGLPPAEPTPPEPQAVPAPRADAQPA from the coding sequence ATGAGCCTGAACGACCTCCTCCATTACCTCCGCCTGGGTGGCGTCACCCTCGCCCTGCTCATCTTCGCGTCGGTCGCGGCGCTGATTGTCGCCGTCGAGCGCATCATCGCGCTCTGGGGCGTGGGTGAGCGCTCCCGCGCCCTGGGTGAGACAGTGAACAAACACCTGCTGCGCGGGGACGTCGCGGCGGCCCGCACCGCCGCCGAGCGCTCCGACGCGGTGGCCGCCGACATCTTCCTGGCGGGGTTCGACCGGATGGAGCGCAGCCGCACCGCCGGGGGCGCCGGGATTGAAGCCGCGGTGGAGCGCGAGCGCGCCCAGGTGGCCCTCAAGCTGCGCCGCTACCTGTGGATCCTGGCCACCATCGGCTCGATTACCCCCTTCGTGGGCCTCTTCGGCACCGTGGCCGGCATCATGCGCTCCTTCAAGGACCTGGGCCTGGACGTGGAGGCGGGCGGCACCGGCGGCAGCGCGGCGGTGATGACGGGCATCTCCGAGGCCCTGGTCGCCACCGCGGTGGGCATCCTGGTCGCCGTGCAGGCCATGGTCTTCTACAACTACTTCCAGGCCCGCCTGTCGCGCGTGCTGGTGGAGCTGCGCCTGATTGGCGACGAGTTCGTCGAGCTGCTCAAGGAGCGCGCCGCCGGCCTGCCGCCCGCGGAGCCCACGCCCCCTGAACCCCAGGCCGTCCCCGCCCCGCGCGCGGACGCGCAGCCCGCCTAG